In the Rhinoderma darwinii isolate aRhiDar2 chromosome 13, aRhiDar2.hap1, whole genome shotgun sequence genome, one interval contains:
- the LOC142666637 gene encoding transcription factor CP2-like protein 1 gives MLFWHSQPEHYWPTPAEHYQSPTNAIYRETMPLPFLKQEDQPITTPLCPAFQCVLCAPSSAAVKLHEETLTYLNQGQSYEIRMLSNWKGASDIPESRRLLKTVVRVVFHDRRLQYSERQQLESWQLSHPGDRIVDIDVPLSVGVIDPLVNPSTLNIIEFLWDPSKRTSVFIQVHCISTEFTQRKNGGEKGAPFRIQVDTYKADSQGTFIENLYSCSCQVKVFKPKGADRKQKTDREKVEKRSALEREKYQPPCETTILTECMPWPEIETHRSPTSTPGLCSPCNFKVTTPDRICASPVCASDSSTECPGESLSPSASISDTQQWLLRNRFSNYCRTFSNFTGADLLKLNRRDLTQICGVADGIRLSHALTARSVRPRLTLYISTESLGKNQDITDTCQTALYQEIYLEDVTATELTNKLADLFSVPANHILRISRTGPHGIHILLSDMMVRNMPDESCFTATLQKLQNPDGYHCILR, from the exons ATGCTATTCTGGCACAGCCAACCAGAGCATTACTGGCCCACACCGGCTGAACATTACCAAAGCCCAACTAATGCGATCTATAG AGAGACCATGCCACTGCCTTTTCTGAAACAAGAGGACCAACCAATAACCACGCCACTGTGCCCGGCTTTCCAATGTGTGCTTTGTGCGCCAAGCTCGGCAGCTGTGAAGTTACACGAGGAGACACTCACCTACCTCAACCAAG GTCAGTCCTATGAGATCCGCATGTTAAGCAATTGGAAGGGAGCCAGTGACATACCTGAAAGTCGGCGGTTACTAAAG ACCGTAGTCCGAGTGGTTTTCCACGACAGGCGTCTGCAATATAGTGAAAGACAGCAATTGGAAAGCTGGCAGCTGAGTCACCCAGGGGACAGAATTGTGGATATAG ATGTCCCCTTGTCTGTGGGAGTCATTGACCCTCTGGTAAATCCCAGTACCTTGAACATCATTGAATTCCTATGGGATCCCAGTAAAAGAACATCTGTCTTTATACAG GTTCACTGTATCAGTACAGAATTCACACAAAGAAAGAATGGAGGAGAGAAGGGCGCTCCCTTCCGAATCCAGGTGGACACATACAAAGCAGACTCTCAAGGCACCTTCATAGAGAACCTGTATTCCTGTAGCTGCCAAGTCAAAGTGTTCAAG cccAAAGGAGCAGACCGTAAGCAGAAAACCGATCGCGAGAAGGTGGAGAAGCGCTCAGCACTAGAACGTGAGAAGTACCAGCCGCCTTGTGAAACCACCATCCTTACTGAG TGTATGCCTTGGCCAGAAATTGAAACGCACCGAAGCCCCACCAGCACACCTGGCCTCTGCTCGCCATGTAACTTCAAGGTGACCACCCCTGACAG GATCTGTGCATCCCCTGTGTGTGCCTCAGATAGCTCTACAGAGTGTCCGGGAGAG AGTCTCAGCCCATCTGCGTCCATCAGTGACACCCAGCAATGGCTTCTGCGAAATAGATTCTCTAATTACTGCCGAACATTTTCCAATTTCACAG GGGCAGATCTCCTAAAGCTGAACCGCAGGGACCTTACTCAAATCTGTGGAGTGGCAGATGGGATCCGACTGTCTCATGCGCTGACAGCAAG GTCTGTACGTCCTCGTCTAACCTTGTACATTAGTACAGAGTCACTAGGCAAGAACCAAGACATCACAGATACATGTCAGACAG CGCTATATCAGGAGATTTACTTGGAAGACGTGACTGCGACTGAACTGACCAATAAACTGGCAGATTTATTCAGTGTCCCAGCAAACCACATCTTACGGATCTCCAGAACTGGCCCCCATGGGATCCATATCCTGCTGAGTGACATG ATGGTAAGAAATATGCCGGATGAATCCTGCTTCACTGCTACACTGCAAAAAC TGCAAAATCCAGATGGCTACCACTGTATCCTCCGGTAA